The window CCGGTTTactaaccggttaccggtttgaaccggttgcTAGGCTTACGTAAACCCTGTTGACATAAGAGAGATTATAGTGGATTGGCAAAGGTATAGTATAGTCACATAAACTGAAACACGAGTATAAAGTATCATTTGAAGCAAATAAAACGAAGAATCAATTACACTAATCACTCCTGTAATATCACTCAATTTTAAGCCTACGCCTTATATTTTAAATCAAAATTTATACGTCTTATACTACAAAGTCTATCCCCCGTGAGGTATGCTGTAATTAAGTAGTACGTATATtaaaatatactccctctgtttcaatttatgtgaacttattttttttagtccgtgccaaaatgaatgacctatttcctaatttggaaacaaattcccTTTATTAAATGATTTACAgttacacaaatattcaagactttttttgaatcacaagttttaaaagtcttcactctttcttaaatatcgtgtccaatcaaatgggttcacataaattgaaacagaggaagtAATTTGCTAAAACAAATTAagattacaaaaaaaataaaaaataataataaaaaataaaataaaatatatatatatatatatatatatatatatgtgtgtgtgtgtgtgtgtgtactccTTAATTTTTATTACACCGGGaatcttcttgttgttgttgttgttgttgccctCCAACTTTAAAAAAATTTCGTGTTGAGTTAAAGTACGACACATAAATtgaaggcataatacataaacacatcatcaaattTGACTTCAGCTGACAAGTATGTCTTTCAACTTTaagtgtgcacaagtaggcacctcaactcgTATAAAgttgatcattttgtaagttgaagTGCTCAactaaaaaaatgaatacaaattGAGGATTCTATTAGTTCACATCCAAAATTGAAGAGCATACTTACCAgctgagatatatatatatattatgccaATTATAAACTTTGGTAAGTGGAGGGGTTTAATTAATGAGAGAAAAAAGGGGTAGGATAAAGGGGGTTAAGATAAGGTTGGTGTATTTTTCCCACCTGGCACTATCTATCTAGGCATCTTCTTTCTCTCTCACCCTTACAAAGATAGAGAAAATCAGACACTTGGTACACTGATTCTTGGTAACAATGTTAGCTTCAACAACTCTGAATCTTGGTTCATTGTGCAATTTGCCAACCCATTATTCTCATAAACCTTGTATTCTTTTACAATCTTCACCATTCTTAGCATCACCTAACAACACTGTTATCAAGCACTGTAATGGCTGGAAATTAAGTAGACCTACTAAGAGGGCTGTTGCTGCTGTTGATTCATCTGCTCCTGCTGAAAAGGTTTTCTTTTCTTGATTCccttacacatatatatatatatttgcaagaATTTACCTTTGTATAATTAGGAATTTAGTTCTCCTGTTCTTTATTGTTGCAAAAATGGCTTCTTTTTTGGGTTCCATTAATGTCTAAAATTTCTCTGAAAGTTTAGCAGttatagggtgtgtttggtacgaaagaaaatgttttcttggaaaataagtgggTTTATATATATACGGTATACctataaaatcaaaattttatCTATCTATACAGTGTATTTTCCCGGCGAAGGGGTGTCAAGAGGGTAGCTTGCCCCTGAATGCCACCTATGGAACTTGTTTCGTGCTTCCATTAAGGAggtcattttttttcatttttaaagaaTTTGTTTTCCTTCCTCGGTACTAAATGCACCCATAGTCTTCGTTTACTCTCAATTTCCCTGCTTGGTGTGCTTGAATGTGAAACTCTCAATTGCGATAGTGCTTTATTTGCCTACCAAACACTCTAGCACCCAAGGGCGTGGCCTAGTGgttaatgaagtgggttgagaaccataAGGTCTCAGGTTTCTTCCCATCTATTTAGAGTTACTCGGTACTTGTGATGGTGTTTAGAGTTACTCGGTACTTGTGATGGTGGGAGATAGCAAGTTAGTCCAGGTGCGAGCAAGCTGACCTGGCCAACACAGTTATCAAAAAGAAGAAGACCAAACTCTCTCGGAACCAATGCAGGCTAAGAACAAGACATATTGGTAGCAAAGGATCCATTAAGGCAATACCAACTAACTGGAATTAAACTAGTTACCCTTGTGGGGATAAGTGAGAGATTGGTGAAGCCTGTAACTTGCCTTTAAAAGAAAATTAGGTAGTATTGAATGAAATAGAACTAAGAGCTGAATGTTATAGAGGATTCATATGGAAACTCCCTACTGATTTGGGATTGAGCCGTGGCTGACTCTGTTGAATAAGTGATTGCACTAGTTCTTTATGTGATCAAAAATGAGTTCATTTTTGGTTTGGCAATATGGATATTAGTGCGCTTAGGAGGTCCAAGTGATGGTTTTGAGGAATAGTTCGAAGTTAAAATAGCCACCTATTAGAGGATCAGGATATGTAGTTCCTGTTCTTTGATTAGACCTACTCTCACTTCCTATGAATGTTTATGCTGGTCATCCGTCATATGTCATTTCGGTAAAAAAGGAAAAGACAGAATTTAAgggcttttttcatttttggtcCGTCGGCCAAAATTATTTACAGGCACtagccaaatatacaaaacatatatacttactatgtatattatatgtattgtatatttatactttaatATACAAACCTATATATTTGTTGGCTATTATTTTTTTGAGCGatccaaaaatgtaattatcccaaTTTGGATTACTTCCTATTTGGCGACGTTTGCTTTAGTTTAGTGTTAGGAATGTTGATGCTGGTATTCTGTTGTATATACAGCAAGAGACGGAAAGGAAGAAGTACTATTTTCTTGTTGCCAATGCCAAATTTATGCTGGATGAAGAGGAGCATTTCCAGGAGCAATTGTTTGAGCGTCGTCGCCTCTATGAAGAGCGCAACAAAGAAACGGATTTCTGGCTTGTAGTTGAGCCCAAGTTCTTGGACAGGTTCCCTAATATCACCAAGAGACTCAAGAGACCTGCTGTAGCACTTGTTTCAACGAATGGCCCATGGATCACGTAAGGCGCTGTCATTGTTAAATAATCGGGACACTAATTTTTTTGATAAGCAAGTTATCATCACGTGTAAGAGGTTAAAAATACTGCTATACTATACGAGATATCTTAATTTTACCATTTGGTATACTTTAGGGTCGTTCATATCTTTAACGATAGCAAAATCATCTCGTGCTTGCCCTTGACCCTGATGAAACTCCAACCTCAATTATAACGGTGGGTAATTTTAAACCATAGAAAAGTAGAGGAGTAAAAAGTGGTCTTTTCTCCCCAAGTGTTTTGATACGTGGAACCGTCCACGCTGGAGTTCCCGTAAAGACAAGGGCAATTACGAGAAGATTTGCTAGCGGCAAGGGTATGAATGACCCCAAGTTTAAAAGATGGTAAATTTAAGATATTTCGTATAGCAGAGGGGTAAAGTTGCACATTCTCTATATATCTCCTGATCTGTTTTTCGAAACTTGCAGGTTCATGAAATTGAGGCTAGACAGAGTTTTACAAGAGAGTTATGAGGCTGACAGTTTAGAAGAAGCTTTGGCATGTACTCCTGTTAATCTTGAGTTTGAAAAGCCTGAAAAATGGACAGCACCATACCCAAAGTATGAGTCCGGGTGGTGGGAGTCTTTCTTGCCCCCTGGATCCCAAACGTCAAAGGTATGATTAGCAGACATCTTCCACAATTCTGCTATATCATCTAAGTTGCTTGAAATAGGTCGAGTACTTTTTGTTGGTCCGGCATTAACAGTTAGTATCAGAAGCTATGTGAATGGTGGGGTAAACACGATTGTAGTCTGTAGGTGAAGATGTTTGCAGCTCATCTGAAGATTGAGCATTGTACTTGGCACAAaaaaagcaatgtgggcataaaTGTAATACTTTGGTAATGAACTAACGATTATGGTTGGTTAATTGGTTTACATTTATCTCTATATATAAGTGTTTCCACTATTGGCTTTTGCTGATAGTTCTTGATATGAAGTGAGAACTCTTTTCTTGATGCCTCAGCTATTCCTATGGTTTTGTGTCTCACTGTATTAGATGTCATAACGAAATGGTTGTCAGTTTAGAAGGCTGATCTCAACCAACTATTTATTGGCCTCAGCCATATTGTTCTTTAGGTTGATCTCAATCCACTACAATACCAGTCTTTGAAGACCACCACATACTCCCTCCCTCCGAAATTGCTTACTCCTAAAAAGTTaagagtgtttttactaacttaacTTTATTCAAGTTTTACTACTTTCTATAAAAGAAAAGGTAGTTATAAATCTTGACTAATTAAATAAGGGTAATCTTGCAAAAATCTATCCAAAGTCTTCTTGAAATCTTTAAACAccatttattttgaaaaaaaaaaaaaaaaacacttattatggaacggagggagtacatttttttattcggaaaagggccaaaattacccctgaactttgagaaatagttcatctatacccttcgttatactttaggatcaattatacccttaccgttatactatggggtcaattatacccttatgtctaacagctgccacgtgacatcatcctagcccttcaaaattattttcccctcaaataattttttacccactaaaataatctaacccgacccgaatttttttttccagccaaggggtaatgggttgggttattttagtgggtaaaaaattatttgaggagaaaataattttgaagggctgggatgatgccacgtagcagttgttagacataagggtataattgaccccatagtataacggtaagggcataattggccctaaagtataacgaagagtatgaatgaactatttcccaaagttcaggataattttggcccttttccgttttttaTTTGTAATGGAACTTGTTGACATTTATTAGTGTAGGCCTGGAGGGAGCATCTCCATAGTGATGTGGTTTTATATAAACATATAGCGAAGCCGAATAATAATCCGACCTTAGCTCAGTTGGTAGAGCGGAGGACTGTAGTGGGATAATCCCTCAGTATATCCTTAGGTCACTGGTTCGAATCCGGTAGGtcggacctttttttttttaaaatcccctcccctcccccccccctcccctccccccccctcccctccccaCCCAAACTAGCACCACTGGTCCCAAGTATCAGTCGTTGTGGCATTTAAATTTGTTTCAAATTAGTTAACGTTTTAGAAAAACAAGAAATAGTAAATAAGTACTCTTTTTCGTTAAGTAAGTGGAGCAAATATACCAGTGATTAGAAATAGAGCAATTATGTCCTTCGTTTGTTTATTGGCACAAGAATGCCCTTAAGGTTAACGAAGTGGAGCAAATATGTCTTTCTCCACTAACGAACTTTATCATATAGAGAGCAGCCTGGTGCATTAAGCTCCCGTTATGCGCGGGATCTGGAAAAGGCCGGACTACAAGGATCTATATTGCAGCCTCATTCTACACTTTCTGCAAGAGGTTATTTCCACGATTAGAACTCGTGACCTTCTGgtcacataaaataatatttattttattgagATGAAAATACAGATTGTAGACATAAATAGTGAACTAAATCAAATAGTAATTTCAGTAGTAATTTAATACAGTTAGTGAATTAAATTTATATTTCTCCTCTGTCCAATGTGAACTAAGTATTGTTTGTACAATATTTACTTTGTCAACTTAACTTGAGCTGTTTTTAAGTCGATGAAAAAAGTTTTCTGATGATAATcgtagaaaataatattttggaCTATGTGAAGATTCAGATCACATTAAATATCCCTTAAAGAAAACCATCCAGATCCAACTTACTTTCTCCaagaaaaaaatgatttaaatattcgtatttttttaaaagaaaaattccAGGCCCTATTGACTTTCTTCTAAAACTGGGGTGTTCACGTGTTTCACGAGGGTTATGAATAAAAGAATTTTTATTTGATAGGTTACACTAAGCTTTCAAATTATGATTAAACTAAACTTTCTAAATCTGATTATTTTGAAATTGGCTTTTGTCAAAATGAATTTTTAGAGATATATTTTAGCAGATAGTAGTTTGTGTTTAATcaaataactaaaaaaaaaaagttttgttaGAATTTGTAAAATGATTTGTGCTTGATCAATCTTTTTTTTGgggagaaaataaaataaaatggtcACTTATGTTTGGGGTAGGTTCAAAGTAGTCCTTTAAACATATTCCTAAGTAATTTTGATTCTTTAAATTTAACAAAAGTACGAAATTTTGGTCTCTGACAAATATTTAATAAACTTTGTTTATTGGATTTGACAGGCACTGTGAAAAAAAAACTAGTGTAAACTTGATGCAGATGTAATTTTTGTAGTTgctatttttgatttattttctcATTTGGTGAAGTTTTTAGTGCAACTTATGCTATTTTAGTTTCTAGTGAGTTTTTAGAATTTGATATATCTTTTCTAGTTTTTCTGGTTCAATCTTTTTTTGGACAGCTCCTCAAATTTAAAAGATAGAATTTGTTAAAATATTTTACGGAAAATTAAAAGTATTCATTTTTGATAAATTTAAAGAACAACTATTCAAGAATATATTTAAAAGATTACTTTaaatttattaaaaaattattctttattatttttactatttttTAGTGTTAAATTACAAAAAACGCCAAATTTTCGTGGGTGAAGTGAACCAACTAATTCTTACCTAAAAACAACTCCGAATTAAAGAGAAAGGTGACAATTCCAACTACCAAATCCAAACTTTATCCACTATTTTTGGGATAAGTGGATTTTGGAAGAAATAAAAAAACAATATATCAACCTATAATAATTGAAGAAGTTATGAAAGActattataaataaataaaataaaaaatgaaagcaTGAGGTAGGGGACAAAAGTATATtaattatgagcccgtttggattggcttataagttggcttataagctgttttcagcttttttgagtgtttgactggccagcttaaagtcattttatgcttaaaataagctcaaaaaaataattggacccatttaacttagtttatctaaagcagcttataagctgaaaacagcttataagccaaaaaaaataagttggattaccccaacttatttttttcagcttataagctgcaaacagctttaagctataagccaatccaaacgggctctatatgcACGTAAGCCACATGTTGTGAACAAAACCAACGTGTCTCTTCCTCTTTGGTGCTGCTACGTCAACTTGAGTCACTATTACTATCACTTCCCATCTTTATTTAATGCAAATGGTTGTTAATTACTCGTATTTGTCAGCAGAAAGAATAATCAAGTTTAAGAGGTTTATGTTATAAACTGATTGTATATATTGTCCGCTTTgacgcacctcacggctttaaaacgcgtatagAGGGGGGAGAGGGCTTCTGGCCACAAGTCCCCCATATATATTGTCCGCTTTGCCCATTAGCTCACGGTTTTGTTCTAGCTTCAAGCTAAACGCGTATACGAAGGAGGAGGGCCACCAGGCACCATAGCTCACTTGTATAAACTGTCCGCTTTGGAGACTTCTGGCCCCGCACGGTTTTCAAACGCGTATataagtaaaggcttcaggccctgcttataagcacgcacacaatctcgtgtgcgagcgatgtgggaacttcaagttcacaacagtTTAATCTTTATATTGTGATAATTCATAATGATTTGGCAAATTTTACCATGGGTATCATCCTACCATAATCTTTATTTTGGTTTGAACTAGGGATGTTATAATATGAACAAGCACACGAACCACTTCAAAATTTTAGGTAGATATTTTCTCGATtccaaaataaatgaattttttgGGGTGTGGCACAACCATTAACAAATCTAATTAATGATATTAATTAAAGTgttatttgactaaattatcTTATAGCTTTTCCCAAATTTTTCTTAAAAGTTGAAATAATGAGTGCcgggattttttattttttaaaaaaaggttaaCTTTAGAAAAATTTAATTAATAACCTTTTAATCTTTGAAAAAATCACTTACATTGCACACAAAAAAGCTCAAAAAATTCATTTATGTTAGAATGGGGAAAATAGTAATCTTTTTGCTACTATCAGGTGCAGAGCTCACACATACAAATTTAAGCCCGAGTCTACTGCCAtatttttgttgaaatttatattatatcaataaataaatatataaatagtACTCCGTCttattcaatttatgtgaatctatttttttttagtcTTTGCCAAAATGAATAACCTCTTTtctaatttgaaaataaattcactttatgaaataatttacTTAAAAGTCTTCAatctttcttaaatatcgtgtccagtcaaatgaattcacataaattgaaacggagggagtatatattatgTCCTTAAGTTGTTCAATTAAATATTTATCTTATTTTCTATTTTAAATCCTTCAAATGAAATTTTTTGGCTCTCTCACGGGCTAATTTTAAATCTCGATCTCCCACACTTCTCAATTAACACTACCAAATAGTCAAATAAAATACCAATCCCCATCTAAAACAAACTTTATTTATAAATACTTAATAATAATGATATtgattaaagaagaagaagaaagaaagagcaGAGAGAGAGATGGGTCAGAAGGGAGTTCAAAAGCCATTACAGAAACTGTTTTCATGGGTTAGAAAGCAGTCTAACAAAGTCAAGACTTTCTTGGGTGTCTTCACTGTGTTGACTTTATTGGTCACTCTCAAACTACTCATTCATGAACACAACCACTTCTTTGTTTTAGCTGAATTTGCCCATTTTGTTGGCATCTTGGTCTTGATTTACAAGTTGACCACACACAAGACTTGCTCTGGTACTAATTATTATACATACTTGTTATAATTATATATTGGAGTAATTTGTAATTATTCTTCTTTTTCTGCAAATCCATTTATAGCCTGGTTGGCCAAGGTTAGGAAGTTACAACTTTTAGGGCTGTAGCTATGAGTGCTACAGACGGTCTAACGAGAGGAATGGAAGTGATTGACACACGAGCTCCTATAAGTGTTCCGGTGGGGGAGCGACTCGGGACGAATTTTTAACGTGCTCGAAGAGCCTGTTGATAATTTAGGGCCGGTAGATACTAGTACAATGTCTCCTATTCATAGatcattttctttaaaaaattgtTTATTTTAAAGAGTTGAAGTGTTTGACTaaacttttaagaaaaatattagtACTAATGTTTTGAGTTATAGCAGAAGCTTATTTTAGATGTTGGAAAAATAGCTTTTCTCCGAAAGCACTTTTACAATTTTGATCAAACATAAATTACCTGCTCTAGTACCAGCAAAAAAGTTGATTAACCAAACAGAAACTGCTAATTTTTTAAAGTACTTTTTCAAAAGCACATATGAcggaaattatttttcaaaataagcagattttgAAAACTTGGTCAAACAGGCCGTTAATAGTTTTGTACAGAGGTGTCAAATATTAGAAAGCTTTCTAGATCGCAGTTTAAAGCTTCTTTAGGTCTGGTTGTTTCTGAGTCTTAAAAGCTAACATTTGACTGAAAAGATGTTTAGGAATTTTAAGTTGCTGCATGTCGAACTGCTTCAATTTGAGTAACTATTGGGCGGGTTAGGTTATGACCTGTTATTTGATCGAGGGAAAGTTTAGGCAGGTTGGATCAATGATCCAGACTATTGACATAACCTGTTAGACCCATCCATTTGCCGCTTCTAGTTTCGTATAGTTGAAATCTATTGCAATAGGCAACAATTTTCTGGAAGTGCCTGAATACCTGATatggtttttttcttttttcactcACAAATCATTTAGATAATTCATTCAACTTGTCGAATGTTTAGCAaatggatttaagttatatacactggCAATGTAATGATCCTTTTTATATCCTTAGTGTAATTCAACTTGTTATAGCAAGTTATTTACCATTTTATTATAGGCTACCAATTAATGCTATTAATAGAGTTACCTGCACTACTGAACATTAAACTTTCTCTGTCAACATTCTTCTAACATCTTTCTGCTCCTGCTGTGCTTAGGCCTTTCATTGAAGACTCAACAGCTCACAGCAACATTTTTATCTGTAAGATTATTTTGTAGCCTTCAAATTGAAGGAGATATTCATACTATTCTAGACCTGGTCACTCTTGTCGCAACATTCTGGCTTATATTTATGATGAAGTACAAGTTAAAGTCATCCTACATGGCAGATTTGGATAACATGAAGAAATATATTGTGGTAAGTTGTTAATACCTTCCACCCTTGGGCTTTTTTCTCTTATGATTTTTGTTGAAATAGAACTCATGTTGTCTGTTGATCCCATAATTGATTCTAAACTTATTAGTAAGGTTGTGTTCGGAGGCAGATCCAGGATTTTAAATTTAATAGGTTCAACATGTAAAGTTCTTAGAAATTGTATAGATTGTTCCACAATTAACTTGTTGATTCTGAACTTATTAGCACATATGCTTCTTGTAGAAGTAAGATCATGTCCATATGTGACACCACACACATGGTAAATTTGggagcaggggcggagctacataGTCTGAAGGGTTTCAATTACTGCATAAATAGAGTAAAAACAAATATTTCATATACGTGTAAATTGTTGAATCACTTTGACACAAGGAAAGTTTCTAGTTTAATGGTAAAGGCGGCACACAAATTGCTTTAGATTTCAAGTTCAAATCTCAGGTCTGACATTCTTGAATTTCTTTAAGTATCCTCTTGTTAGAACTCTTAGCTCCAACGCTGCTTGGAGGGATATCTTCCCATTTTCCTATTAGAATTAGTCTTTGAGCCTTTCTCATCACACGTAGCTCGGCACCTGATCCTGCTGACTTCCTTGGTAACAATAACTATATTCTAGCTCCTTTTGTGCCAGATAGTTGCGAATTATCCTTCTGAAGTGATTTATGTTCAAGTAAATTTGCTTCATGAGTTGTGACATTGCTTTTTGGATCATGTTATTCTATCCACAGGTAGTACCTTCTTTGGCGATAGCCTTCTTTATCCATCCTCGGACGAATAATGTTATTATTAGTATACTTTGGGCTTTTGCTGTATATATAGAAGGCGTCTCGGTGCTGCCTCAGCTTCGCCTGATGCAGAATGTCAAGGTACATATATATCTGTTCTTTCCCTCACAattagaaaaaaataaataaattgaattcACGTGTTCTTAATTTCCTGAATGAAGTTTACCAGTACTGTTTCCCATTCTTGTATTtcagattattgagccattcacAGCTCATTATGTATTTGCATTGGGTGTTTCAAGATTCTTCAGTTGTGCTCATTGGATCATTAAGGTTAGTTTTGGAGTATTATCGTGTAGCTTATAACTTTTGAATTAAATACACAACAATGTGTTCAATTTTTGCCTCCCCCGGACCTTTCTTCCCTCGAGATTGGATTCCAAGTTTATTGTGGGAAAAAGAGTATTGCGTATATGGCTCACAATGTATATATTTTCCTGTGTTAAGAGTAAGGCGAAACCCCATAACTAGGGGCGGATGCAGATGCATTCACTGCTTTCGAAAACAATaatgtgtgtgtgtatgcatattgtaagtatatgtgtatgtgtttgtAAACAAAGTTCTGAAATAAACACTTCGTTTGCACCAATTGTCGCAAGTGGTAATACACTTCATATCCATTGACTAAAAATTCCGAAATTCGTCTCTATTTTTACACTTTCCCATGTTAGAGTCATGAGTTGAAAAGTTATAACCAGAGGCGTATGCAGGTGCACTCACTGCTTTTGCAAATGTATGAAAAGAATTCTAATATATGCAACTTAATACTTTGTTGGCACCTACTTTCACTAGTCATGAGTTCGATGACACTCACACCAATCGACTCAAAATTCTGTTCGGGTGCTTATAATGATCTCTAAGTGGATTCATATGCAGGTCTACGATACAGCTGGTTCATATCTGTCTTTGAGTGGAGGGGGATTCCTGTGGATACCAATGATCATTTTGGCAGAAATCGTTCAAACATTCGTTTTGGCAGATTTCTGTTATTATTATGTAAAGAGGTGAGTCTTGTAAATCCTTATAATTCAACAAGGATTTAACTTTTATGCACTGTCAGTGCAATTTCTTTTACGCTATTATCAATAGTTATCTTTTCATAACTATTCGGTGACATGATAGTTATTATCAGTTTTTATAAAAGTTAAACTCGTCTGACAAATATCTCTGTCTTTCTTTGATTTGCAGTGTCATGCAAGGTCAAATGATGGTTCGCCTGCCAGCATAGGTGTTGAACTCTAATGACGGCATTTTAATTAGAGACTATAACATATGTTTGTGCTTGTAATGTGCAATAAACTTTAGTTTTTACTAATCAAGCTCTCCTTTTTATGTTATCTTCTTGTTAATAAATAAAATACTAGTAATATTATGGCACTGTCACATTAAGTTACTCTGGTGGAAGTACTGGTTTATTGTGCATGGAATAAGGATATCAGATGTGAGAAGTCTTAAATGTGATTAAAACTAAAATTCCACATATATACCTTAATGTGATCAAAAAGAATTTTATGACTTTATTGTTATAGTTATTACTGCTTGGTCGGAAAATTATGCTAATTATATACATTATgcgaaaaataagaaaataatgtaTACAAATCGACATTAGTACATTGTGCAATTTCTAGTCCAACCGGTTAAAAGGATTGAAAGGACAGCGTTACTGCAGCCTGAAAACAGAATAAACTCCATAAGAGAGGAGATTAAATGAATAACACATCTTATACCATattttgtattttctttttaaaacttgCATATGTGCTAGCTAGTGGACAAACTATAAAATTCATACCAGTATCAGATCTCCATGGCCAAGAAGAAGTGCTTCAAGCTTGCCATAAACAAGGAACTGCCATAAAATTCATGTGTAGGTCTTTTCTTTATAACCGAAAATCCTCGAGGGCACTAGCGCATTGTTTGAAATTCGGTGGATAATGAACCCACACATCTACCCTTCTACCCTTAAATACCAAGGTTTTCTCTCCAGCAAGATTTGAACCCGTTACATGTACCTAATCCACACATCGCACATTGGGCTCGAGGAAATTCTTCATGCCCATTTCACATTCCATAAATTATTCATGAGCAGGCACtaaatgtaaaaaataaaaaaaaaataaaaaaaaaaataaaaaaacttaaCATGTAATGACAATGTTATTACGGAACAAACTAATCAAAACATCCAGAAAGGAAAACCATTGTTTACTACTACATCAGCATTTGTTTCTATCTGTTCAATTTTTACCTTCCAAAACATTTCATCC is drawn from Lycium barbarum isolate Lr01 chromosome 8, ASM1917538v2, whole genome shotgun sequence and contains these coding sequences:
- the LOC132605734 gene encoding uncharacterized protein LOC132605734, yielding MLASTTLNLGSLCNLPTHYSHKPCILLQSSPFLASPNNTVIKHCNGWKLSRPTKRAVAAVDSSAPAEKQETERKKYYFLVANAKFMLDEEEHFQEQLFERRRLYEERNKETDFWLVVEPKFLDRFPNITKRLKRPAVALVSTNGPWITFMKLRLDRVLQESYEADSLEEALACTPVNLEFEKPEKWTAPYPKYESGWWESFLPPGSQTSKV
- the LOC132605736 gene encoding uncharacterized protein LOC132605736, producing MGQKGVQKPLQKLFSWVRKQSNKVKTFLGVFTVLTLLVTLKLLIHEHNHFFVLAEFAHFVGILVLIYKLTTHKTCSGLSLKTQQLTATFLSVRLFCSLQIEGDIHTILDLVTLVATFWLIFMMKYKLKSSYMADLDNMKKYIVVVPSLAIAFFIHPRTNNVIISILWAFAVYIEGVSVLPQLRLMQNVKIIEPFTAHYVFALGVSRFFSCAHWIIKVYDTAGSYLSLSGGGFLWIPMIILAEIVQTFVLADFCYYYVKSVMQGQMMVRLPA